The genomic stretch AGAGCCAAATAAACCTCGTCAACAAATTGGTGAATTTGAACGAGTTGTATGGACTGCTACCAGAAATACTTATTACCTTGATAAACTTCGTTACAGTATCTAAAGTGAAGGTGACTACAAGTGCCACATATATGTGATCAAACCGGAACTGATAGAGCTGGGTTTCGAAAAGAATCGACGACGACGTCAATTGAAAACTTGATGGTAGAAACTTGGCTGAAGCCACTAGGGCTATCAAAAATATGGCAAAGTTTCTCTTGAAAAATCTTCTGGGATAAAGCTCTGGCAAAAGAGATATCCTTTGAGTTCTTATGCTTGAACTACTTCCTGAATTTAGCAATTGACCCCGATTCATATTCACTTCCATGTCTATTACATCGTCATCCTTATAACTGAAAGTAAGAATTCCACCCTCGTTCTTTCCAAAGCATGCCTCCTGGGCGAGCTGGATATCCACGATAATCGACTCAAAAAGCTCTACGCAGTGCAATATACCTATTGAGAACAAATGGATGAAAAGCATTGATACCACCATGATCAGCGCTATCTCCATATCCTTGACGAAGTAGAACCAGTTCAATGAAGACgatcttctcttgttgaCGAGGTTCGTGTCCAGAATGCCTTCCAAAAATCTGGTAATGGTGGGTAAATCAAATATGATGTGCTGGTTGAATAGTGTAAAGAGCAAGTTCCAGCCTGTGAGAACGACCAAACTGCCTAAGCAGAACCGGATATCGGAGTTAGATGAGCAGGGTAGTTTCTTTGTTATCCGAGTATATCTCGTTATGTAGAAAGTAGCAAGAGAGCACGAGAGTGCTATCAGAATG from Scheffersomyces stipitis CBS 6054 chromosome 2, complete sequence encodes the following:
- a CDS encoding predicted protein; its protein translation is MSAYYYISIALSCSLATFYITRYTRITKKLPCSSNSDIRFCLGSLVVLTGWNLLFTLFNQHIIFDLPTITRFLEGISDTNLVNKRRSSSLNWFYFVKDMEIASIMVVSMLFIHLFSIGILHCVELFESIIVDIQLAQEACFGKNEGGILTFSYKDDDVIDMEVNMNRGQLLNSGSSSSIRTQRISLLPELYPRRFFKRNFAIFLIALVASAKFLPSSFQLTSSSILFETQLYQFRFDHIYVALVVTFTLDTVTKFIKVISISGSSPYNSFKFTNLLTRFIWLYDCIILNFSLSFIIIFNDVLINMINLIINQNPSSDSSLPHSASGRTSIQFISSIMINYFSHSGLSSESPMCSEAVSHSYCDRHKLLISFIAAFDSLYNILISCWNVLNLCCFIVAPFMIWIIIEIKIELLARHIKRTSCSV